The Deltaproteobacteria bacterium DNA window AACGCAAGCCTATGTGGTAGAGTAAAACGAGAAAGTGACCAAATTTCTTTCGCGCGTTTTTTGATGTCTTCGTGCAATCCGTTGGCACCACCGATAACAAAAGCAATATTCTGGTTGCTATAATTTATTTGCCAATGATTAAGTAAATTAGCAAGTTCGGTGGTTGAATACTGACGACCGCGTTCATCAAGTACAATGAGTATCTCATTGGTTTTTAAATGTTTTAGCATCATTTGATGTTCGCGTTCATAAGTATCATCTCGCAGCCGAATTAGCTCAGTTGATATGTAATGATTAAGTCTTG harbors:
- a CDS encoding 23S rRNA (pseudouridine(1915)-N(3))-methyltransferase RlmH; protein product: MKYRVITVGRRAKDPLVNAADTYSTRLNHYISTELIRLRDDTYEREHQMMLKHLKTNEILIVLDERGRQYSTTELANLLNHWQINYSNQNIAFVIGGANGLHEDIKKRAKEIWSLSRFTLPHRLALVVLLEQLYRAHTFLRGEPYHRE